Proteins co-encoded in one Micropterus dolomieu isolate WLL.071019.BEF.003 ecotype Adirondacks linkage group LG19, ASM2129224v1, whole genome shotgun sequence genomic window:
- the ankrd13d gene encoding ankyrin repeat domain-containing protein 13B — protein MADPSQPSSVSPLDPTANSPLSYSAVTDPRLSGQFGVASSFDEQLRMAMELSCREQEEMDRQQKEEEEELERILQLSLTEKLLQQSVKDQNIRSVSETQAGGGNRYS, from the exons atGGCCGACCCCAGCCAGCCCTCCTCCGTCTCCCCACTGGACCCCACCGCCAACTCCCCACTCTCCTACAGCGCAGTGACCGATCCGCGGCTGTCGGGACAGTTTGGTGTGGCGTCGAGCTTCGACGAGCAGCTGCGTATGGCCATGGAGCTGTCGTGCCGGGAGCAGGAGGAGATGGACAG GCagcagaaggaggaagaggaggagctaGAGAGGATCCTGCAGCTGTCACTCACCGAGAA GCTGCTACAACAGAGTGTAAAGGACCAGAATATAAGAAGTGTGAGTGAAACGCAGGCGGGAGGTGGAAACAGGTACTCTTAA